The proteins below come from a single Alnus glutinosa chromosome 9, dhAlnGlut1.1, whole genome shotgun sequence genomic window:
- the LOC133877089 gene encoding E3 ubiquitin-protein ligase RZF1-like isoform X1 — protein MRNARGCRIKWHSGLRFRFGITIHSEKKKKKKMSRAGYTHWCYQCSQQFRLAEGESFCPYCDQGFIQELGEMQDLAPEDVFRISADHSHQIPDIFELMYSLMRQRGPNARFELVDVIDSFMRQRMAGRNPNFDVRVRSGLVPEQSLSVFGPDPHWIFNHIPGSAFSNGSRSGRRQVDISDYFMGHGFEELIEQLSMNEQRGPAPAPHSSIDAMPTIKITQAHIHTDAHCPVCKERFELGSEARTMPCSHIYHSDCIVPWLVQHNSCPVCRLELPPQGIDSSRGRRSRGGGNSGSSSSSSSDYGNTPGGLENFPHTHGRRNPWSYLWPFRSSNSNARHHAENRGSHSSTHHEQNNEMSYPGRSFDY, from the exons atgagaaatgctagag GGTGCCGAATAAAATGGCATTCAGGACTGAGATTTAGGTTTGGTATTACGATtcattcggaaaaaaaaaagaaaaaaaagatgtcACGTGCTGGATACACACACTGGTGCTACCAATGCAGTCAGCAATTCAGGCTTGCAGAGGGAGAAAGTTTTTGCCCTTACTGTGATCAAGGCTTTATTCAAGAACTTGGTGAGATGCAGGACTTGGCACCAGAGGATGTCTTTCGTATTTCAGCAGATCATTCTCATCAGATACCTGATATATTTGAACTTATGTATAGTTTGATGAGACAGAGGGGTCCTAACGCAAGATTTGAACTTGTGGATGTTATTGATTCTTTTATGAGGCAGAGAATGGCTGGAAGAAACCCAAACTTTGATGTTAGAGTGAGATCTGGTTTGGTTCCTGAACAGAGTTTGAGTGTTTTCGGTCCTGATCCTCATTGGATATTCAATCATATTCCTGGTTCAGCCTTCTCTAATGGCAGTCGAAGTGGACGTAGGCAAGTTGATATCAGTGACTACTTTATGGGCCATGGATTTGAGGAATTGATTGAACAGCTTTCTATGAATGAGCAACGGGGTCCAGCCCCAGCACCTCATTCTTCAATTGATGCAATGCCCACTATTAAGATCACACAAGCACATATCCACACTGATGCACACTGTCCAGTCTGTAAGGAAAGATTTGAGTTGGGCTCTGAAGCAAGGACGATGCCATGTAGCCATATTTATCACTCCGATTGTATTGTTCCTTGGTTGGTTCAGCACAACTCATGCCCTGTTTGCCGCCTTGAGCTGCCTCCTCAAGGGATTGATAGTTCTCGTGGTAGGCGAAGTAGGGGTGGTGGGAACAGtggcagcagcagcagcagtaGCAGTGACTATGGTAACACCCCTGGTGGTTTAGAGAATTTTCCGCACACTCATGGAAGGAGGAATCCGTGGTCGTATTTGTGGCCTTTCCGCTCTTCAAATTCAAACGCTCGCCATCATGCTGAAAATAGAGGAAGCCATTCCTCAACCCATCATGAACAGAATAATGAGATGAGTTACCCTGGACGGTCTTTTGATTATTAA
- the LOC133877089 gene encoding E3 ubiquitin-protein ligase RZF1-like isoform X2 has protein sequence MSRAGYTHWCYQCSQQFRLAEGESFCPYCDQGFIQELGEMQDLAPEDVFRISADHSHQIPDIFELMYSLMRQRGPNARFELVDVIDSFMRQRMAGRNPNFDVRVRSGLVPEQSLSVFGPDPHWIFNHIPGSAFSNGSRSGRRQVDISDYFMGHGFEELIEQLSMNEQRGPAPAPHSSIDAMPTIKITQAHIHTDAHCPVCKERFELGSEARTMPCSHIYHSDCIVPWLVQHNSCPVCRLELPPQGIDSSRGRRSRGGGNSGSSSSSSSDYGNTPGGLENFPHTHGRRNPWSYLWPFRSSNSNARHHAENRGSHSSTHHEQNNEMSYPGRSFDY, from the coding sequence atgtcACGTGCTGGATACACACACTGGTGCTACCAATGCAGTCAGCAATTCAGGCTTGCAGAGGGAGAAAGTTTTTGCCCTTACTGTGATCAAGGCTTTATTCAAGAACTTGGTGAGATGCAGGACTTGGCACCAGAGGATGTCTTTCGTATTTCAGCAGATCATTCTCATCAGATACCTGATATATTTGAACTTATGTATAGTTTGATGAGACAGAGGGGTCCTAACGCAAGATTTGAACTTGTGGATGTTATTGATTCTTTTATGAGGCAGAGAATGGCTGGAAGAAACCCAAACTTTGATGTTAGAGTGAGATCTGGTTTGGTTCCTGAACAGAGTTTGAGTGTTTTCGGTCCTGATCCTCATTGGATATTCAATCATATTCCTGGTTCAGCCTTCTCTAATGGCAGTCGAAGTGGACGTAGGCAAGTTGATATCAGTGACTACTTTATGGGCCATGGATTTGAGGAATTGATTGAACAGCTTTCTATGAATGAGCAACGGGGTCCAGCCCCAGCACCTCATTCTTCAATTGATGCAATGCCCACTATTAAGATCACACAAGCACATATCCACACTGATGCACACTGTCCAGTCTGTAAGGAAAGATTTGAGTTGGGCTCTGAAGCAAGGACGATGCCATGTAGCCATATTTATCACTCCGATTGTATTGTTCCTTGGTTGGTTCAGCACAACTCATGCCCTGTTTGCCGCCTTGAGCTGCCTCCTCAAGGGATTGATAGTTCTCGTGGTAGGCGAAGTAGGGGTGGTGGGAACAGtggcagcagcagcagcagtaGCAGTGACTATGGTAACACCCCTGGTGGTTTAGAGAATTTTCCGCACACTCATGGAAGGAGGAATCCGTGGTCGTATTTGTGGCCTTTCCGCTCTTCAAATTCAAACGCTCGCCATCATGCTGAAAATAGAGGAAGCCATTCCTCAACCCATCATGAACAGAATAATGAGATGAGTTACCCTGGACGGTCTTTTGATTATTAA